Proteins from a single region of Catenulispora acidiphila DSM 44928:
- a CDS encoding glycosyltransferase family 2 protein — protein MRLSLVVPCFNEEAVLARFHEVVRAETAGIADEVELVFVDDGSRDGTLELLKKIAAQDPEAKYVSLSRNFGKESAILAGLKRASGDAVIILDADLQHPPALLGRMIDLHKQGFDQVIAQRDREGDKRFKSLVAKTYYKLINRMVDVELVDGVGDFRLLSRRAVNALLEMPEYNRFSKGLFAWIGFDSVTFNYRNAVREAGETKWSFRRLLDYGVDSLLSFNNKPLRLAIYLGFLFFGVSFVYMVWLIVRTMVSGDTTPGYVTTIAAIVGIGGLQMFTVGVIGEYVGRIYYESKQRPHYLVKETEAGPLRHQSDFLAISGDHRSAPAAARTESRPEPSTESRTEPRTESRTESESESRPAAQAEPPAPDEQAEPVNGVPGARELNGIQ, from the coding sequence ATGCGTCTGTCCCTGGTCGTCCCGTGCTTCAACGAAGAAGCGGTTTTGGCGAGGTTCCACGAGGTGGTCCGGGCGGAAACCGCGGGGATAGCGGACGAGGTGGAGCTGGTCTTCGTCGACGACGGCTCCCGGGACGGCACCCTGGAGCTGCTGAAGAAGATCGCCGCTCAGGACCCCGAAGCCAAGTACGTCTCGCTGAGCCGCAACTTCGGCAAGGAGTCCGCGATCCTGGCCGGCCTGAAGCGGGCCAGCGGGGACGCGGTGATCATCCTGGACGCCGACCTGCAGCACCCGCCGGCGCTGCTGGGCCGCATGATCGACCTGCACAAGCAGGGCTTCGACCAGGTCATCGCCCAGCGCGACCGGGAGGGTGACAAGAGGTTCAAGAGCCTGGTCGCCAAGACCTACTACAAGCTGATCAACCGGATGGTCGACGTCGAGCTGGTGGACGGGGTCGGCGACTTCCGGCTGCTGTCCCGGCGCGCGGTGAACGCCCTGCTGGAGATGCCGGAGTACAACCGCTTCTCCAAGGGCCTGTTCGCGTGGATCGGCTTCGACTCGGTCACCTTCAACTACCGCAACGCGGTGCGCGAGGCCGGGGAGACCAAGTGGTCCTTCCGGCGGCTGCTGGACTACGGCGTGGATTCGCTGCTGTCGTTCAACAACAAGCCGCTGCGCCTGGCGATCTACCTGGGCTTCCTGTTCTTCGGCGTCTCCTTCGTCTACATGGTGTGGCTCATCGTGCGCACGATGGTGAGCGGCGACACCACGCCCGGCTACGTCACCACGATCGCGGCCATCGTCGGCATCGGCGGCCTGCAGATGTTCACGGTCGGCGTGATCGGCGAGTACGTCGGACGCATCTACTACGAGTCCAAGCAGCGTCCGCACTATCTGGTCAAGGAGACCGAGGCCGGCCCGCTGCGGCACCAGAGCGACTTCCTGGCCATCTCCGGGGACCACCGCTCGGCGCCGGCCGCGGCCCGGACCGAGTCTCGCCCCGAGCCGTCCACGGAGTCCCGCACAGAGCCCCGCACAGAGTCCCGCACAGAGTCAGAGTCAGAGTCCCGTCCCGCGGCGCAGGCCGAGCCGCCCGCGCCGGACGAGCAGGCCGAACCGGTCAACGGCGTCCCCGGGGCGCGAGAGCTGAACGGAATCCAGTGA
- a CDS encoding cell wall-binding repeat-containing protein, which translates to MRSSKLKKSLAASAVLASSIAATAGLSASAHAAPAGPGNSPLTIGKGAWAPDGSRYVHANPDGSIATRNLPGGAEITVDPAKAGVARSNPTFWNNGTAIVFSETVNGTSKLVSIPTYTPAGEPVVESDPLIFLSSKMPEGTETAPDSDGTKLVFQHHNTASNQDEIYVQDSYGRGSAGPILAAANGTSPSISPDGKTIAFLRKDNAGHEQIWTVAWNGQSAQPPAGTAKQLTTNAEDHLSPTFSPDGTRIAYAARTSTTGSPSRVESVSAADGSGLKQESATGGTPSYQPLTKNTLTRLAGADRLGTAIAASQAKWKNGAANSVVLSRSDQFADALGGSSLAGVEGGPLLLTPSTRLDSGIKAEIARVLGPANGHKTVYILGGEQALSPAVFNAVKGMGYDVARIAGPDRYATSVAIAKQITSFDVQNGWGQPGRVLVATGNLFPDALSAGAAAGAGAFNGPVGGVVLLTNDKQMPASTAAYLAQVKAHDDAKSPTPVYGVGGQADTALKSVGIKHTGLVGTDRYQTSYLVAKTFFGGAADDAPATMGFATGADWPDALSGGAFMGEAGGPLLLVNPVSWLSDQSAQYLYGWAPGTANAYIFGGDKVVDGGVAQSNIGGGISGPAGYDYKLNPKG; encoded by the coding sequence ATGCGTAGCTCGAAGCTTAAGAAGTCTCTGGCGGCGTCGGCCGTCCTGGCCAGCTCCATCGCCGCCACGGCGGGGCTGTCCGCGAGCGCCCACGCGGCGCCGGCGGGTCCGGGGAACTCGCCGCTGACGATCGGCAAGGGCGCGTGGGCGCCCGACGGCAGCCGCTACGTCCACGCCAACCCGGACGGTTCCATCGCCACCCGCAACCTGCCCGGCGGCGCCGAGATCACCGTCGACCCGGCCAAGGCAGGCGTCGCGCGCTCGAACCCGACGTTCTGGAACAACGGTACGGCGATCGTGTTCTCCGAGACGGTGAACGGCACCTCCAAGCTCGTCTCCATCCCGACCTACACCCCGGCCGGCGAGCCGGTGGTCGAGAGCGACCCGCTGATCTTCCTGTCCTCGAAGATGCCCGAGGGCACCGAGACCGCGCCGGACTCCGACGGGACGAAGCTGGTGTTCCAACACCACAACACCGCGTCCAACCAGGACGAGATCTACGTCCAGGACAGCTACGGCCGCGGCAGCGCCGGCCCGATCCTGGCCGCCGCCAACGGCACCTCGCCGTCGATCTCCCCCGATGGCAAGACCATCGCGTTCCTGCGCAAGGACAACGCCGGCCACGAGCAGATCTGGACCGTGGCGTGGAACGGCCAGTCGGCCCAGCCGCCGGCGGGCACGGCGAAGCAGCTCACCACCAACGCCGAGGACCACCTGTCTCCGACCTTCTCCCCGGACGGCACCCGGATCGCGTACGCGGCGCGCACCTCCACCACTGGGTCCCCGAGCCGTGTGGAGTCCGTGTCCGCGGCAGACGGCAGCGGTCTGAAGCAGGAGTCGGCGACCGGCGGTACCCCGAGCTACCAGCCGCTGACCAAGAACACGCTCACCCGGCTGGCCGGCGCCGACCGGCTCGGGACCGCGATCGCCGCCTCCCAGGCCAAGTGGAAGAACGGCGCGGCCAACTCGGTCGTGCTGAGCCGCTCGGACCAGTTCGCCGACGCGCTCGGCGGCAGCTCCCTGGCCGGGGTGGAGGGCGGGCCGCTGCTGCTGACCCCGAGCACCCGGCTCGACTCCGGGATCAAGGCCGAGATCGCCCGGGTGCTCGGCCCGGCGAACGGCCACAAGACCGTGTACATCCTCGGCGGCGAGCAGGCGCTGTCCCCGGCGGTGTTCAACGCCGTGAAGGGCATGGGCTACGACGTGGCGCGGATCGCCGGCCCGGACCGCTACGCGACCTCGGTCGCCATCGCCAAGCAGATCACCTCCTTCGACGTGCAGAACGGCTGGGGACAGCCGGGCCGGGTCCTGGTCGCCACCGGCAACCTGTTCCCGGACGCGCTGTCCGCGGGCGCGGCCGCCGGGGCCGGCGCCTTCAACGGCCCGGTCGGCGGTGTCGTGCTCCTGACGAACGACAAGCAGATGCCGGCCTCGACGGCGGCGTACCTGGCACAGGTCAAGGCGCACGACGACGCCAAGTCCCCGACTCCGGTCTACGGGGTCGGCGGGCAGGCCGACACCGCTCTCAAGAGCGTCGGGATCAAGCACACCGGCCTGGTCGGCACCGACCGGTACCAGACCTCGTACCTGGTCGCGAAGACCTTCTTCGGGGGCGCCGCGGACGACGCCCCGGCGACCATGGGCTTCGCCACCGGCGCGGACTGGCCGGACGCGCTGTCCGGCGGCGCGTTCATGGGCGAGGCCGGCGGTCCGCTGCTGCTGGTGAACCCGGTGAGCTGGCTGTCGGACCAGAGCGCGCAGTACCTGTACGGCTGGGCGCCCGGCACCGCCAACGCCTACATCTTCGGCGGCGACAAGGTCGTCGACGGCGGCGTCGCGCAGTCCAACATCGGCGGGGGCATCTCCGGTCCGGCCGGCTACGACTACAAGCTCAACCCGAAGGGCTGA
- a CDS encoding heavy metal translocating P-type ATPase — translation MAETLEAAAGSGARNDVELAIGGMTCASCASRIERKLNKLDGVTATVNYATEKAKVSFPADYAPADLVAVVEAAGYTAALPEPPAPVGPASADGEPPKSAAELEDERRAVSLRQRLTTAVVLSVPVVLMAMIPALQFRNWQWASLTLSAPVVTYAAWPFHKAAWTNLRHRAATMDTLVSVGVSAAFLWSLWALFFGDAGMPGMKHGFDFAVSRTDGSGSIYLEAASGVTAFILAGRYFEHKAKRRSGAALRALMTLGAKDVAVLRGGAEVRIPIGELAVGDLFVVRPGEKVATDGVVEQGRSAVDASMLTGESVPVDVAPGAAVTGATVNTSGRLVVRATRVGADTQLSRMAKLVEEAQNGKAAAQRLADKISAVFVPTVILLSLATLAFWLLVGSQEAGVATAFAAAVSVLIIACPCALGLATPTALMVGTGRGAQLGILIKGPEALENTRRVDTIVLDKTGTVTTGSMALVGITVAEGESEDEALRLAGALEQASEHPIAKAVAAAAAERTGALPAVEGFENVEGLGVQGVVDGHAVVVGREKLLAEWAQHLSPELAAAKAGAEAAGRTAIAVGWDGRARAVLAVADAVKPTSAEAVRELRALGLTPVLLTGDNETVARAVAAEVGIEEVLAEVLPLGKVEAVRRLQAEGRVVAMAGDGVNDAAALAQADLGLALGTGTDAAIEAGDLTLVGGDLRTAATAIRLSRRTLAIIKGNLFWAFGYNVAALPLAAAGLLNPMIAGAAMAFSSVFVVSNSLRLRRFH, via the coding sequence ATGGCGGAGACCTTGGAGGCGGCGGCCGGATCCGGCGCCCGGAACGACGTCGAGTTGGCGATCGGCGGCATGACCTGTGCCTCGTGCGCCTCGCGGATCGAGCGCAAGCTGAACAAGCTCGACGGCGTCACCGCGACCGTGAACTACGCCACCGAGAAGGCGAAGGTCAGCTTCCCGGCGGACTACGCGCCGGCGGACCTGGTCGCCGTGGTCGAGGCGGCCGGCTACACCGCCGCGCTGCCCGAGCCGCCAGCTCCGGTCGGACCGGCGTCCGCCGACGGCGAACCGCCCAAGAGCGCCGCGGAACTGGAGGACGAGCGCCGCGCCGTTTCGCTGCGGCAGCGCCTGACCACCGCGGTCGTGCTGTCCGTACCAGTGGTCCTGATGGCGATGATCCCGGCCCTGCAGTTCCGCAACTGGCAGTGGGCCTCCCTGACGCTGTCCGCGCCGGTGGTCACCTATGCCGCCTGGCCGTTCCACAAGGCCGCCTGGACCAACCTGAGGCACCGCGCCGCCACGATGGACACGCTGGTGTCCGTCGGCGTCTCAGCGGCCTTCCTGTGGTCGCTGTGGGCGCTGTTCTTCGGCGACGCCGGGATGCCTGGGATGAAGCACGGCTTCGACTTCGCCGTCTCCCGCACTGACGGCTCCGGGTCGATCTACCTGGAGGCGGCCTCGGGCGTGACCGCGTTCATCCTGGCCGGACGGTATTTCGAGCACAAGGCGAAGCGGCGCTCCGGCGCGGCTCTGCGGGCCCTGATGACGCTCGGGGCGAAGGACGTCGCAGTACTGCGCGGCGGCGCCGAGGTGCGGATCCCGATCGGCGAGCTGGCCGTCGGCGACCTCTTCGTGGTGCGGCCCGGGGAGAAGGTGGCGACCGACGGCGTGGTCGAGCAGGGCCGCTCGGCGGTCGACGCCTCGATGCTCACCGGCGAGTCGGTCCCGGTGGACGTCGCGCCCGGCGCGGCCGTCACCGGCGCGACGGTGAACACCTCCGGCCGCCTGGTGGTGCGCGCGACGAGGGTCGGCGCCGACACCCAGCTGTCCCGGATGGCGAAGCTGGTCGAGGAGGCGCAGAACGGCAAGGCCGCTGCGCAGCGGCTGGCGGACAAGATCTCCGCGGTCTTCGTCCCGACCGTGATCCTGCTGTCCCTGGCGACGCTGGCCTTCTGGCTGCTGGTCGGCAGCCAGGAGGCCGGCGTCGCGACGGCGTTCGCGGCGGCCGTCAGCGTCCTGATCATCGCCTGCCCCTGTGCCCTGGGCCTGGCCACCCCGACCGCGCTGATGGTCGGTACCGGCCGCGGCGCGCAGCTGGGAATCCTGATCAAGGGTCCGGAGGCGCTGGAGAACACCCGCCGCGTGGACACCATCGTGCTCGACAAGACCGGCACCGTGACCACCGGCTCGATGGCTCTGGTCGGCATCACCGTCGCCGAGGGCGAGTCCGAGGACGAGGCGCTGCGCCTGGCCGGGGCGCTGGAGCAGGCCAGCGAGCACCCGATCGCCAAGGCGGTCGCGGCCGCCGCCGCCGAGCGGACCGGGGCGCTGCCGGCGGTCGAAGGGTTCGAGAACGTCGAGGGCTTGGGCGTGCAGGGCGTGGTGGACGGACACGCGGTCGTGGTCGGCCGGGAGAAGCTGCTGGCCGAATGGGCCCAGCACCTGAGCCCGGAGCTGGCCGCGGCCAAGGCCGGCGCCGAGGCGGCGGGCCGCACCGCGATCGCGGTCGGCTGGGACGGCCGGGCCCGGGCCGTGCTGGCGGTCGCCGACGCGGTGAAGCCGACCAGCGCCGAGGCGGTCCGCGAGCTGCGTGCCCTGGGTCTGACCCCGGTCCTGCTCACCGGCGACAACGAGACCGTGGCGCGCGCGGTGGCCGCCGAGGTCGGGATCGAGGAGGTGCTGGCCGAGGTGCTGCCGCTGGGCAAGGTCGAGGCGGTCAGGCGGCTGCAGGCCGAAGGCCGCGTGGTCGCGATGGCCGGCGACGGCGTGAACGACGCCGCCGCCCTGGCCCAGGCCGACCTGGGCCTGGCCCTGGGCACCGGCACCGATGCCGCGATCGAGGCCGGCGACCTGACCCTGGTCGGCGGCGACCTGCGCACCGCGGCCACCGCGATCCGCCTGTCCCGCCGCACCCTGGCCATCATCAAGGGAAACCTGTTCTGGGCCTTCGGCTACAACGTGGCAGCCCTGCCGCTGGCCGCCGCCGGACTGCTGAACCCGATGATCGCCGGCGCGGCGATGGCCTTCTCCTCGGTGTTCGTGGTGAGCAACAGCCTGCGGCTGCGGCGGTTCCACTAG
- a CDS encoding DUF1906 domain-containing protein, which translates to MRLFPLLTLTAVLTLSCGDAAYAAVGPLSGVKEVSYAGTTVEVPVSWPVRDLTADPHTCMRYDRHAVYLGDPGADQDCTAAAVGRTETVRIASDGTVTRTRGYRVSAAEADEAPEPEPHRRSRLPEGAIKVAATYSGLGFDTCAAPPTDAMQVWAKASPYHAVGIYIGGLDRACPDGNLTPSWVQTVSRQGWKFFPIYVGLQAPCWKDPGGGHPALIARSRRWTQGQEAANDAVNRAVHFGIAPGSPIYFDMEYYPRNDPGCTQDVQAFLSAWTDQLHARGYVSGIYSSSSGAIADMAKVYDSGAAYRADVAWYAHWDKIPKLFGDPTLSDRYWPGPRRIKQYQGGHNETYGGKRLNIDLNVLNAPVAVLK; encoded by the coding sequence ATGCGTCTGTTCCCTCTGCTCACCCTGACCGCAGTCCTGACCCTGAGCTGCGGCGATGCCGCCTACGCCGCGGTCGGCCCGCTGTCCGGGGTCAAAGAGGTGAGCTACGCCGGCACGACCGTCGAGGTCCCGGTGAGCTGGCCGGTGCGCGATCTGACGGCCGATCCGCATACCTGTATGCGGTATGACCGCCACGCGGTCTATCTCGGCGACCCGGGCGCGGATCAGGACTGCACGGCCGCCGCCGTCGGCCGCACGGAGACCGTCCGCATCGCCTCGGACGGAACGGTGACCCGGACCCGCGGCTACCGGGTGTCCGCCGCCGAGGCGGACGAGGCGCCCGAGCCCGAACCCCACCGGCGCTCGCGCCTGCCCGAGGGCGCGATCAAGGTCGCCGCCACCTACTCCGGCCTGGGCTTCGACACCTGTGCCGCACCGCCGACCGACGCCATGCAGGTCTGGGCCAAAGCCTCGCCGTACCACGCCGTCGGCATCTACATCGGCGGCCTGGACCGCGCCTGCCCGGACGGCAACCTGACCCCGTCCTGGGTCCAGACGGTGTCCCGGCAGGGCTGGAAGTTCTTCCCGATCTACGTCGGGCTGCAAGCACCCTGCTGGAAGGACCCCGGCGGCGGCCACCCGGCCCTGATCGCCCGCAGCCGCCGCTGGACCCAGGGCCAGGAGGCCGCGAACGACGCGGTGAACCGCGCGGTCCACTTCGGCATCGCGCCGGGCAGCCCGATCTACTTCGACATGGAGTACTACCCGCGCAACGACCCCGGCTGCACGCAGGACGTCCAGGCGTTCCTGAGCGCCTGGACCGACCAGCTGCACGCGCGCGGATACGTCTCAGGGATCTACAGCAGCTCCTCGGGCGCGATCGCGGACATGGCGAAGGTCTACGACAGCGGAGCGGCCTACCGCGCCGATGTGGCCTGGTACGCGCACTGGGACAAGATCCCGAAGCTGTTCGGCGACCCGACGCTGAGCGACAGATACTGGCCCGGCCCGCGCCGGATCAAGCAGTACCAGGGCGGCCACAACGAGACGTATGGCGGGAAGCGCCTCAACATCGACCTCAACGTGCTCAATGCACCGGTGGCGGTGCTGAAATAG
- a CDS encoding SigE family RNA polymerase sigma factor, which translates to MTADRDQEFSRYVTERSGALLRVAYLLTGNRADAEDLLQTALAKTYLSWNRIQDKGALDGYVRRVLVNTQTSWWRKRRVDEYATDQLPEQVWEDTRPAEIELRATVWTSLAQLPRRQRAVVVLRYYEDLSEAETAEVMGISVGTVKSTASRALAKLRTDGTLRDARIAIPAPLSPAAGEPLPKSARVDAD; encoded by the coding sequence GTGACGGCGGACAGAGACCAGGAGTTCTCGCGCTATGTCACCGAACGGTCCGGGGCACTCCTGCGCGTCGCCTATCTGCTGACCGGGAACCGCGCCGACGCCGAGGACCTCCTGCAGACCGCGCTGGCCAAGACCTATCTGTCCTGGAACCGCATCCAGGACAAGGGCGCGCTGGACGGATACGTCCGCCGCGTCCTGGTGAACACCCAGACCTCCTGGTGGCGCAAGCGCCGGGTCGACGAGTACGCCACCGACCAGCTCCCCGAGCAGGTCTGGGAGGACACCCGCCCGGCGGAGATCGAGCTGCGCGCCACGGTCTGGACCTCCCTGGCGCAGTTGCCCCGCCGCCAGCGCGCCGTGGTGGTGCTCCGCTATTACGAGGATCTGTCCGAAGCGGAAACGGCCGAGGTTATGGGGATCTCAGTCGGCACTGTGAAGTCAACCGCTTCACGCGCTCTTGCCAAGCTCCGAACAGACGGCACGTTGCGCGACGCCCGCATCGCCATCCCCGCACCGCTTAGCCCGGCTGCCGGAGAGCCCCTTCCGAAATCCGCCAGGGTCGATGCAGACTGA
- a CDS encoding long-chain fatty acid--CoA ligase, producing MRSTMQETPLGIPTLLRFASTVYSGSQVHTVTADGLRTASFAEVGARTAQLAHALHDDLGIRGDQRVATFMWNNQEHLEAYFAVPSMGAVLHTLNIRLYPDQVTYIANHAEDKVVLVDGSLIPLLARVLPGFETVEHVVVVGAGDPAPLEAAGKQIHRYEDLLAGKPTTYDWPEFVETDAAAMCYTSGTTGNPKGVVYSHRSIYLHSMQVAMPQSFQLTEANQVLTIVPMFHAMAWGIPYAALMSGASLVMPDRFLQAPALVRAINEAKADFAGAVPTIWADVLNHLDATGEKIPTLQRAVVGGSAVPPALMQAFEERYGMRIIHAWGMTETSPLGCVSQPPAGTEGELAWSYRVTQGRFPAGVQARLAGPDGSIVPNDGEAVGELEVRGPWIAASYYRGEDPERFRDGWLRTGDVGTITPDGFLTLTDREKDVIKSGGEWISSVELENHLMAHPAVAEATVVGVPDPRWQERPLAAVVLREGAGATPEELREYLSGLIPKWQLPERWTFLASVPKTSVGKFDKKEVRRAYAAGELEVTVL from the coding sequence ATGCGCTCGACCATGCAGGAGACCCCGCTAGGAATCCCGACGCTCCTGAGGTTCGCCTCGACCGTCTATTCCGGCTCCCAGGTGCACACCGTCACCGCCGACGGCCTGCGCACCGCGAGCTTCGCCGAGGTCGGCGCGCGCACCGCGCAGCTCGCGCACGCCCTGCACGACGACCTGGGGATCCGCGGCGACCAGCGGGTCGCGACCTTCATGTGGAACAACCAGGAGCACCTGGAGGCGTACTTCGCCGTCCCGTCCATGGGCGCCGTGCTGCACACCCTGAACATCCGGCTCTACCCGGATCAGGTCACGTACATCGCCAACCACGCCGAGGACAAGGTGGTGCTCGTCGACGGCAGCCTGATCCCGCTGCTGGCCCGGGTGCTGCCGGGGTTCGAGACCGTCGAGCACGTCGTCGTGGTCGGCGCGGGCGATCCGGCGCCGCTGGAGGCGGCGGGCAAGCAGATCCACCGGTACGAGGACCTGCTGGCCGGCAAACCGACGACCTATGACTGGCCGGAGTTCGTCGAGACCGACGCCGCCGCGATGTGCTACACCTCCGGCACCACCGGCAACCCCAAGGGCGTCGTCTACAGCCACCGCTCGATCTACCTGCACTCGATGCAGGTGGCCATGCCGCAGTCCTTCCAGCTCACCGAGGCCAACCAGGTCCTGACCATCGTGCCGATGTTCCACGCGATGGCCTGGGGCATCCCCTACGCGGCGCTGATGAGCGGCGCGAGCCTGGTCATGCCGGACCGTTTCCTGCAGGCGCCGGCGCTGGTGCGGGCGATCAACGAGGCGAAGGCGGACTTCGCCGGCGCGGTGCCGACGATCTGGGCCGACGTGCTGAACCACCTGGACGCCACCGGCGAGAAGATCCCGACGCTGCAGCGCGCGGTGGTCGGCGGCTCGGCGGTGCCGCCGGCGCTGATGCAGGCCTTCGAAGAGCGCTACGGGATGCGCATCATCCACGCCTGGGGGATGACCGAGACCTCGCCGCTGGGCTGCGTCTCCCAGCCGCCGGCCGGCACCGAGGGCGAGCTGGCCTGGTCCTACCGCGTGACCCAGGGCCGTTTCCCGGCCGGGGTGCAGGCGCGGCTGGCCGGCCCGGACGGCTCGATCGTGCCCAACGACGGCGAGGCGGTCGGCGAGTTGGAGGTGCGCGGACCGTGGATCGCCGCGTCCTACTACCGCGGCGAGGACCCCGAGCGCTTCCGCGACGGCTGGCTGCGCACCGGCGACGTCGGCACGATCACCCCCGACGGCTTCCTGACGCTGACCGACCGGGAGAAGGACGTCATCAAGTCCGGCGGCGAGTGGATCTCCTCGGTGGAGTTGGAGAACCACTTGATGGCGCACCCCGCCGTGGCCGAGGCGACCGTGGTCGGCGTCCCGGACCCGCGCTGGCAGGAGCGTCCCCTGGCCGCGGTGGTGCTGCGCGAGGGCGCCGGGGCGACACCGGAGGAACTGCGCGAGTACCTGTCCGGGCTCATCCCGAAGTGGCAACTGCCCGAGCGGTGGACCTTCCTGGCGTCGGTCCCGAAGACCTCGGTCGGCAAGTTCGACAAGAAGGAAGTGCGCCGAGCGTACGCAGCCGGTGAACTTGAGGTCACAGTGTTGTGA
- a CDS encoding SigE family RNA polymerase sigma factor codes for MRSGTEDFREFVSARQGALRRTAYLLCGDWHQAQDLTQQTLAKLFVAWSRVRAVEAVDSYARQVLVRTYIDESRKRRNHELVTAELPDSGTEGPEIETRLALMEALKQLSPRQRAVVALRFWDDMSVEATAEALGMKANTVKSDTARALAKLKGLLDSSVHQAV; via the coding sequence ATGCGGTCGGGAACCGAGGATTTCCGCGAGTTCGTCAGCGCCCGGCAGGGCGCTCTGCGGCGAACCGCGTACCTGCTGTGCGGCGACTGGCACCAAGCGCAGGATCTGACCCAGCAAACGCTGGCCAAGCTGTTCGTGGCCTGGTCGAGGGTCCGCGCGGTGGAAGCCGTCGACTCCTATGCGCGCCAGGTCCTGGTGCGCACCTACATCGACGAATCGCGCAAACGCCGCAACCACGAACTGGTCACGGCCGAACTGCCCGACTCCGGCACCGAGGGCCCGGAGATCGAGACGCGGCTAGCGCTCATGGAGGCGCTCAAGCAGCTCTCGCCGCGCCAGCGTGCGGTCGTGGCGCTGCGCTTCTGGGACGATATGAGCGTGGAGGCCACCGCCGAGGCGCTCGGCATGAAGGCCAACACCGTGAAGTCGGACACCGCACGCGCGTTGGCGAAACTGAAAGGGCTGCTCGACTCGTCTGTACACCAGGCGGTCTGA
- a CDS encoding ABC transporter substrate-binding protein yields MRRIFLLGAGLSLLATAACGTRLPDSAFASQSPGAAGTSGAPAANPASDVGVTPTSIKIGMIDSVDSLLGPDTFSGPMYGAQAFFKALNAAGGVNGRKIDIATCDDEGVGGTDVSCAHTLIDQDKVFAFSGNSIFQYDAASYVSAKGVPDIGGEPISNAYDQYPHLYSIYGSDYPRDGKSIGWQGKLYSSTEPEHYAKTVLKAHVAGLVSYNQADSARYAAYEAQALRAEGFTVVPEQLDIALADFDSAALDMKNKGVDVVFDTIDTDGNARLCKAIEDTGVPIKAKMTTVQSWDATVATTYKDAPKCRNLLYANSSDANYEDVSNPAVKAFRDAMAKYFPDRQGKLSEWEIDGWASAQWLTDAVASCGADVTRVCVEKFMNSGKPYDAHGIITPAAFEVKAPTGTTHACFNVAQWQDSANGGQGGWVTRVPDMDTNCYDVPQVSYSP; encoded by the coding sequence ATGCGGCGGATCTTCCTGCTCGGAGCGGGTCTGAGCCTGCTCGCGACCGCGGCCTGCGGGACCCGGCTGCCGGACTCCGCCTTCGCCTCGCAGAGCCCCGGCGCGGCTGGGACGTCCGGCGCTCCCGCCGCGAATCCGGCCAGCGACGTGGGTGTCACCCCGACCTCGATCAAGATCGGGATGATCGACTCGGTGGACTCGCTGCTCGGCCCGGACACCTTCTCCGGTCCGATGTACGGCGCGCAGGCGTTCTTCAAAGCGCTGAACGCCGCCGGCGGCGTCAACGGCAGGAAGATCGATATCGCGACCTGCGATGACGAGGGCGTCGGCGGGACCGACGTGTCCTGCGCGCACACGCTGATCGACCAGGACAAGGTGTTCGCCTTCTCCGGAAACTCGATCTTCCAGTACGACGCCGCGTCCTACGTCTCGGCGAAGGGCGTGCCGGACATCGGCGGCGAGCCGATCAGCAACGCCTACGACCAGTACCCGCACCTGTACTCGATCTACGGCAGCGACTATCCGCGCGACGGCAAGAGCATCGGGTGGCAGGGGAAGCTGTATTCCTCCACCGAGCCGGAGCATTACGCGAAGACCGTGTTGAAGGCGCACGTCGCCGGGCTCGTGTCGTACAACCAGGCGGACTCGGCGCGGTACGCCGCCTATGAGGCGCAGGCTCTGCGCGCCGAGGGGTTCACGGTCGTGCCGGAGCAGTTGGATATCGCCTTGGCGGACTTCGACTCCGCCGCTCTGGACATGAAGAACAAGGGTGTGGACGTCGTCTTCGACACCATCGACACGGACGGAAACGCCCGGCTGTGCAAGGCGATCGAGGACACCGGGGTGCCGATCAAGGCGAAGATGACGACGGTGCAGAGTTGGGACGCCACGGTCGCCACGACGTACAAGGACGCGCCGAAGTGCCGGAACCTGTTGTACGCCAACTCCTCCGACGCGAACTATGAGGACGTGTCGAACCCGGCGGTGAAGGCGTTCCGGGACGCGATGGCGAAGTACTTCCCGGACCGGCAGGGGAAGTTGTCGGAGTGGGAGATCGACGGCTGGGCCTCGGCGCAGTGGCTCACCGACGCGGTGGCTTCGTGCGGGGCGGACGTGACGCGGGTGTGCGTCGAGAAGTTCATGAATTCGGGGAAGCCTTATGACGCGCACGGGATCATCACGCCGGCGGCGTTCGAGGTGAAGGCGCCGACGGGGACGACGCACGCGTGCTTCAACGTGGCGCAATGGCAGGACTCTGCGAACGGTGGGCAGGGCGGGTGGGTGACGCGAGTGCCGGATATGGACACGAATTGCTATGACGTGCCTCAGGTCTCTTATTCGCCTTAG